One genomic window of Coregonus clupeaformis isolate EN_2021a unplaced genomic scaffold, ASM2061545v1 scaf2510, whole genome shotgun sequence includes the following:
- the LOC121575655 gene encoding mitochondrial pyruvate carrier 2-like — translation MALAGVRASYHRILNQIELKLPAKLRPFYNHPAGPKTVFFWAPVCKWGLVMAGMADMTRPADKLSVSQSGVLMVTGVIWSRYSLVIIPKNWGLFFVNGFLGLAGANQFVRIWMYQQEVKKQQDEKAQISII, via the exons ATGGCTTTAGCGGGAGTTAGAGCTTCATACCACAGGATTCTTAACCAGATCGAGCTCAAACTACCTGCTAAACTGAGACCTTTCTACAACCATCCAGCAG GTCCAAAGACAGTTTTCTTCTGGGCACCAGTGTGTAAATGG GGCCTGGTTATGGCTGGCATGGCTGATATGACACGGCCAGCTGATAAACTGAGTGTCTCTCAGTCTGGAGTACTCATGGTCACAG GTGTCATTTGGTCCCGATATTCCCTTGTCATCATTCCGAAGAACTGGGGTCTTTTTTTTGTCAACGGTTTTCTTGGATTGGCAGGAGCCAACCAATTTGTTAGAATCTGGAT GTACCAACAGGAAGTAAAGAAGCAACAGGACGAGAAGGCCCAGATCTCCATCAtataa